One region of Cyanobium sp. M30B3 genomic DNA includes:
- a CDS encoding carbonic anhydrase, with translation MGEPSDLLAALKPEARPAAVLRWLQQGHQRFLAGQSLHPNSTRERMQSVVEGQHPLAAVLGCADSRVPVELLFDGGFGDLFVVRNAGTMSTTAAIASLEYAVGHLDVPLIVVLGHEGCGAVSAALHPELVLTPSLAQVVGQLRMELLQYGDQLSLEDSCRRHTLSAAGNLVHSSVLLTDRLRANQLAVVAGYYDLHRCAIEWMGAVEPIRYRGAQATDG, from the coding sequence ATGGGTGAACCCAGCGATCTTTTGGCTGCGCTCAAGCCTGAGGCCCGTCCTGCGGCGGTGCTGCGCTGGTTGCAGCAGGGCCATCAGCGCTTCCTGGCCGGACAGTCCCTGCATCCCAACAGCACCCGGGAACGCATGCAGTCGGTGGTGGAAGGCCAGCATCCCCTGGCGGCCGTGCTCGGTTGTGCCGACTCACGCGTGCCGGTGGAGTTGCTGTTCGATGGCGGTTTCGGTGATCTGTTCGTGGTGCGCAATGCCGGCACGATGAGCACCACCGCTGCGATCGCCTCGCTGGAATATGCGGTGGGCCATCTGGATGTTCCGCTGATCGTGGTGCTGGGTCACGAGGGCTGTGGGGCTGTCTCGGCGGCGCTGCACCCCGAGTTGGTGCTCACGCCAAGCCTGGCCCAGGTGGTGGGCCAGCTGCGCATGGAACTGCTGCAGTACGGCGACCAGCTCTCCCTGGAGGACTCGTGCCGGCGGCACACCCTCAGCGCCGCCGGCAACCTGGTGCACTCCAGCGTGCTGCTCACCGATCGGCTGAGGGCGAATCAGCTCGCCGTGGTGGCGGGCTACTACGACCTGCATCGCTGCGCGATCGAGTGGATGGGAGCCGTGGAGCCCATCCGGTACCGCGGTGCCCAGGCCACGGATGGTTGA
- the crtH gene encoding carotene isomerase — translation MPATSPWDVIVIGSGIGGLVTASQLAAKGARVLVLERYLIPGGSGGSFRREGYTFDVGASMIFGFGEKGHTNLLTRALADVGQHCDTVPDPAQLEYHLPGGLNVAVDRDYERFIADLSARFPREARGIRAFYDTCWQVFNCLDAMPLLSLEDPAYLAKVFFRAPLACLGLARWLPFNVGDVARQHIKDEQLLKLIDMECFCWSVMPADLTPMINAGMVFSDRHAGGINYPKGGVGVIAEKLVLGLESHGGAIRYKARVTQVLIENGQAVGVKLANGEELRARRVVSNATRWDTFATPDEGPEVHRPARTALVDAEHTPQTETTWRRRYRPSPSFLSLHLGIEAAVVPEGFHCHHLLLERWEEMEAEQGVVFVSMPTLLDPSLAPPGRHILHTFTPSSMEHWQGLSPSAYRAKKEADAARLIARLEAILPGLKGAIHHQEIGTPRSHRRFLGRMGGSYGPIPALRLPGLLPMPFNRTGLPNLYCVGDSCFPGQGLNAVAFSGFACAHRIGADLGLNPWALPA, via the coding sequence ATCCCAGCCACCTCCCCCTGGGATGTGATCGTGATCGGCAGCGGCATCGGCGGTCTGGTGACCGCCAGCCAACTGGCCGCCAAGGGCGCCAGGGTGCTGGTGCTGGAGCGCTATCTGATTCCGGGGGGCTCGGGCGGCAGCTTCCGGCGCGAGGGCTACACCTTCGATGTGGGCGCCTCGATGATCTTCGGCTTCGGCGAGAAGGGCCACACCAACCTGCTCACCCGCGCCCTGGCCGACGTGGGCCAGCACTGCGACACGGTGCCCGACCCCGCCCAGCTCGAGTACCACCTGCCCGGCGGGCTGAACGTGGCGGTCGATCGCGACTACGAGCGCTTCATCGCCGACCTCAGCGCCCGCTTTCCCCGCGAGGCCAGGGGCATCCGCGCCTTCTACGACACCTGCTGGCAGGTGTTCAACTGCCTTGATGCGATGCCGCTGCTGTCGCTCGAGGATCCGGCCTACCTGGCCAAGGTGTTCTTCCGCGCGCCCCTGGCCTGCCTAGGGCTGGCGCGCTGGTTGCCGTTCAACGTGGGCGATGTGGCTCGCCAACACATCAAGGATGAGCAGCTGCTGAAGCTGATCGATATGGAGTGCTTCTGCTGGAGTGTGATGCCAGCGGACCTCACCCCGATGATCAACGCCGGCATGGTGTTTTCTGATCGCCATGCCGGCGGGATCAACTACCCCAAGGGCGGCGTTGGCGTGATTGCCGAGAAACTGGTGCTCGGATTGGAGAGCCATGGCGGCGCCATCCGCTACAAGGCTCGCGTCACCCAGGTGCTGATCGAGAACGGCCAGGCCGTGGGCGTGAAGCTGGCCAATGGCGAAGAACTACGCGCCCGCCGTGTGGTGAGCAATGCCACCCGCTGGGACACCTTCGCCACCCCGGATGAAGGCCCGGAGGTGCACCGTCCGGCCAGAACCGCCCTGGTGGATGCCGAGCACACCCCGCAGACCGAAACCACCTGGAGACGCCGCTACCGCCCCTCCCCCTCCTTTCTCTCCCTGCACCTCGGCATTGAGGCCGCCGTGGTGCCCGAGGGCTTCCACTGCCACCACCTGTTGCTGGAGCGGTGGGAGGAGATGGAGGCTGAGCAGGGGGTGGTGTTTGTGTCGATGCCAACCCTGCTGGATCCCTCCCTGGCCCCGCCCGGGCGCCACATCCTGCACACCTTCACCCCCAGTTCCATGGAGCACTGGCAGGGGCTCAGCCCATCGGCCTACCGCGCCAAGAAGGAGGCCGACGCGGCCCGGCTGATCGCCCGCCTCGAGGCGATCCTGCCGGGCCTGAAGGGCGCCATCCACCACCAGGAGATCGGCACCCCCCGCAGCCATCGCCGCTTCCTGGGCCGCATGGGCGGCAGCTACGGCCCGATTCCGGCACTGCGGCTGCCGGGCCTGCTGCCAATGCCCTTCAACCGCACCGGACTTCCAAACCTCTACTGCGTGGGTGATTCGTGCTTCCCCGGCCAGGGCCTGAACGCGGTGGCCTTCAGCGGCTTCGCCTGCGCCCACCGCATCGGCGCCGACCTGGGCCTCAACCCCTGGGCCCTGCCGGCCTGA
- the trmFO gene encoding FADH(2)-oxidizing methylenetetrahydrofolate--tRNA-(uracil(54)-C(5))-methyltransferase TrmFO has protein sequence MVLVIGAGLAGTEAAWQIAQAGVPVRLVEMRPLRHSPAHHSGEFAELVCSNSFGALSSDRAAGLLQEELRRLGSLVIRTADVHAVPAGGALAVDRGRYSAALTAALEQHPLVTVERREHTELPGPGEIAVLATGPLTSEPLAEQLRAFTGRADCHFFDAASPIVAGESIDLSVAFRASRYDKGDADYINCPLTKEQYLGFREALLNAEQAELKEFEQESAQFFEGCLPIEELARRGEDTMRYGPLKPIGLWDPRWGDVNNREVRRANRAYAVVQLRQEDRDGRLWNLVGFQTNLRWGEQKRVLRLIPGLENAEFVRFGVMHRNTFLESPQLLDATLQFRSRPTLLAAGQITGTEGYAAAVAGGWLAGTNAARLALGLEPISLPPTTMLGALTHFVAEAPCGGGGKRGGFQPMPPNFGLLPELPRRIPGKRERYGAYRDRALADLQPFTTEMAAAVPEPALA, from the coding sequence ATGGTGCTGGTGATCGGTGCTGGCCTCGCCGGCACTGAAGCCGCCTGGCAGATCGCCCAGGCCGGAGTTCCGGTGCGACTGGTGGAGATGCGCCCGCTGCGGCATTCTCCCGCCCACCACAGCGGCGAATTTGCTGAGCTGGTGTGCAGCAACAGCTTCGGTGCCCTGAGCAGCGACCGCGCCGCCGGGCTGCTGCAGGAGGAATTGCGGCGGCTGGGTTCCCTGGTGATCCGCACCGCCGATGTCCACGCGGTGCCCGCCGGCGGCGCCCTGGCGGTGGACCGGGGCCGCTACAGCGCCGCCCTCACCGCCGCCCTGGAGCAGCACCCGCTGGTGACGGTCGAACGGCGTGAGCACACCGAACTGCCGGGGCCGGGCGAGATCGCCGTGCTGGCCACCGGGCCGCTCACCAGCGAGCCCCTTGCCGAGCAGCTGCGGGCCTTCACCGGCCGGGCCGACTGCCACTTCTTCGATGCCGCCAGCCCGATCGTGGCGGGCGAGAGCATCGATCTCTCGGTTGCGTTCCGCGCCTCCCGCTACGACAAGGGCGACGCCGACTACATCAACTGCCCGCTGACGAAGGAGCAATACCTCGGCTTCCGCGAGGCGCTGCTCAACGCCGAGCAGGCGGAGCTCAAGGAATTCGAGCAGGAGAGCGCCCAGTTCTTCGAGGGCTGCCTGCCGATCGAGGAGCTGGCCCGCCGCGGCGAAGACACGATGCGCTATGGCCCGCTCAAGCCGATCGGCCTCTGGGATCCCCGCTGGGGCGACGTGAACAACCGGGAGGTGCGCCGCGCCAACCGTGCCTACGCGGTGGTGCAGCTGCGCCAGGAAGACAGGGACGGCCGGCTCTGGAACCTGGTGGGCTTCCAGACCAACCTCAGGTGGGGCGAGCAGAAGCGGGTGCTGCGGCTGATCCCGGGGCTGGAGAACGCCGAGTTTGTGCGCTTCGGGGTGATGCACCGCAACACCTTCCTGGAATCGCCCCAGCTGCTCGATGCCACCCTGCAGTTCCGCAGCCGCCCCACGCTGCTGGCGGCCGGCCAGATCACCGGCACCGAGGGCTACGCCGCGGCGGTGGCGGGCGGCTGGCTGGCCGGCACCAATGCCGCCCGGCTGGCCCTGGGCCTGGAGCCCATCAGCCTGCCGCCCACCACGATGCTCGGCGCCCTCACCCACTTCGTGGCCGAGGCCCCCTGCGGCGGCGGGGGCAAACGCGGCGGCTTCCAGCCCATGCCCCCCAATTTCGGCCTGCTGCCCGAGCTGCCCAGGCGCATCCCGGGCAAGCGGGAGCGCTACGGCGCCTACCGGGATCGGGCCCTGGCGGATCTGCAGCCCTTCACCACCGAGATGGCAGCGGCAGTCCCCGAACCGGCCCTGGCCTGA
- a CDS encoding photosystem II protein Y has product MDLRLVLVAAPIVLAASWALFHIGRAAVGQLQMFINRGRAA; this is encoded by the coding sequence ATGGACCTTCGGCTCGTGCTGGTTGCCGCTCCGATCGTTCTGGCCGCCTCCTGGGCCCTGTTCCACATCGGCCGCGCCGCCGTGGGTCAGCTGCAGATGTTCATCAACCGCGGCCGGGCTGCCTGA
- a CDS encoding gamma carbonic anhydrase family protein, with product MASGAAADQQWARSWPAPQVHPEAWVAPAAVLIGDVRLAAGASIWPTAVARGDVCPITVGEGSNVQEGAVLHGDPGQPVVIGMDVTIGHRAVVHGATLEDGCLIGIGAIVLNGVTVGSGALVAAGSVVTKDVPAGALVMGAPATVKRQLSQEAIIEQRHHAHRYRQLARAHAGTSATAAP from the coding sequence ATGGCGAGCGGGGCAGCGGCAGATCAGCAGTGGGCCCGGAGCTGGCCTGCGCCCCAGGTGCATCCAGAGGCCTGGGTGGCCCCAGCGGCGGTGTTGATCGGGGATGTGCGCCTCGCGGCCGGGGCCAGCATCTGGCCCACGGCTGTGGCCCGCGGCGACGTGTGCCCGATCACCGTGGGAGAAGGCAGCAACGTGCAGGAGGGAGCCGTGCTGCACGGGGATCCCGGGCAGCCGGTCGTGATCGGCATGGACGTGACCATCGGCCACCGGGCTGTGGTGCACGGCGCCACCCTGGAGGACGGCTGCCTGATCGGCATCGGCGCGATCGTGCTGAATGGGGTGACCGTGGGCAGCGGCGCCCTGGTGGCCGCTGGCTCGGTGGTCACCAAGGACGTGCCCGCCGGCGCCCTGGTGATGGGGGCGCCGGCAACCGTGAAACGCCAGCTCAGCCAGGAGGCGATCATCGAACAGCGCCACCACGCCCACCGCTACCGCCAGCTGGCCCGCGCCCACGCCGGGACCTCCGCCACAGCGGCGCCTTGA
- a CDS encoding response regulator transcription factor produces the protein MARGALSLGEHNILGTCINPDEVLSLLRVQTERCLLLMVDSIATDHGEALVGQLRRLPTPPVVVLLVEDLHWLRANAYPVDQVDAVIHTHSFGSGALINGLRAVGRGDRYLDPAVLPVLQVTSAQIIPRLTSRERCTLRELAQGLTNRQIAARLGVADTTVRDYVGSLMGKFHAVNRTQVVRRALELGLLQDIPDLA, from the coding sequence ATGGCACGGGGTGCTCTCAGCCTGGGGGAGCACAACATCCTTGGCACCTGCATCAATCCCGATGAGGTGCTGAGCTTGTTGCGCGTGCAGACAGAGCGCTGTCTGCTGTTGATGGTGGATTCGATCGCTACCGACCATGGCGAAGCGCTGGTGGGGCAACTGCGCCGGCTGCCCACCCCTCCTGTGGTTGTGCTGCTGGTGGAAGACCTGCACTGGCTGCGGGCCAATGCCTATCCGGTGGATCAGGTGGATGCGGTGATTCACACCCATAGCTTCGGCAGCGGTGCGTTAATCAATGGGCTGCGCGCGGTGGGGCGCGGCGATCGCTACCTCGATCCGGCGGTTCTGCCCGTGCTTCAGGTCACCAGCGCCCAGATCATCCCGCGCCTCACCAGCCGCGAGCGCTGCACGTTGCGGGAACTGGCTCAGGGGCTCACCAACCGCCAGATCGCCGCACGCCTGGGTGTGGCCGACACCACGGTGCGTGACTACGTGGGCTCACTGATGGGCAAATTCCACGCCGTGAATCGCACCCAGGTGGTGCGGCGTGCGTTGGAGCTCGGCCTGCTTCAGGACATTCCTGATCTCGCGTGA